From the genome of Seriola aureovittata isolate HTS-2021-v1 ecotype China chromosome 6, ASM2101889v1, whole genome shotgun sequence, one region includes:
- the nmu gene encoding neuromedin-U isoform X2, with protein sequence MRTFQSQSQPAPRGASSSLHSLSSTAMSPLSTASITLAALLILTIPVCKSAPAELQQATTEQRQLLSQIDAVCSSYLSADLKFWASDVLGELCVLMLVQKSKELKVRENSKRAELQGPGGIQSRGYFLYRPRNGRRSLEYE encoded by the exons atGAGGACCTTCCAGAGCCAAAGTCAGCCTGCGCCCCGCGGAGCCTCCAGCAGCCTGCACAGCCTCAGCAGCACCGCCATGAGTCCACTCAGCACGGCCAGCATCACCCTCGCAGCCCTGCTCATCCTCACCATACCAGTGTGCAAAA GTGCTCCAGCAGAACTTCAGCAAGCCACAACAGAGCAGAGGCAGCTCCTCAGCCAG ATAGACGCTGTGTGCTCATCCTACCTCTCTGCAGACCTGAAGTTCTGG GCATCTGATGTCTTAGGGGAACTCTGTGTCTTGATGCTGGTTCAGAAGTCAAAG GAGCTGAAAGTGCGAGAAAACAGTAAAAGG GCTGAACTGCAGGGACCTGGTGGAATCCAGAGCAGAGGTTACTTCCTCTATCGG CCACGAAATGGAAGACGATCCTTAGAATATGAGTAA
- the nmu gene encoding neuromedin-U isoform X1, whose protein sequence is MRTFQSQSQPAPRGASSSLHSLSSTAMSPLSTASITLAALLILTIPVCKSAPAELQQATTEQRQLLSQIDAVCSSYLSADLKFWVSEASDVLGELCVLMLVQKSKELKVRENSKRAELQGPGGIQSRGYFLYRPRNGRRSLEYE, encoded by the exons atGAGGACCTTCCAGAGCCAAAGTCAGCCTGCGCCCCGCGGAGCCTCCAGCAGCCTGCACAGCCTCAGCAGCACCGCCATGAGTCCACTCAGCACGGCCAGCATCACCCTCGCAGCCCTGCTCATCCTCACCATACCAGTGTGCAAAA GTGCTCCAGCAGAACTTCAGCAAGCCACAACAGAGCAGAGGCAGCTCCTCAGCCAG ATAGACGCTGTGTGCTCATCCTACCTCTCTGCAGACCTGAAGTTCTGGGTGAGTGAG GCATCTGATGTCTTAGGGGAACTCTGTGTCTTGATGCTGGTTCAGAAGTCAAAG GAGCTGAAAGTGCGAGAAAACAGTAAAAGG GCTGAACTGCAGGGACCTGGTGGAATCCAGAGCAGAGGTTACTTCCTCTATCGG CCACGAAATGGAAGACGATCCTTAGAATATGAGTAA